In the Callospermophilus lateralis isolate mCalLat2 chromosome 7, mCalLat2.hap1, whole genome shotgun sequence genome, CAAAAAAATGTCTGCCTGCTTGGAAAAAGTGTTTTAATTAGGCTAAAGAAGCATCAGGACAAACCATTTTATAAACAAAGTCTCGAAGTTGGATATAGTGATTGGCAAAGGGGTAAGCAAAGAAAGTCAAGTAGTTGATAAAATGTGGAGAAGAAAGGCAAAGCTATTTGCAATTACACATTAGATATCAAGATTTTGCCAGTGAAAAAgatgtttaaatatattcatgAACCTGTAGCAAGATTTCCACTTTTGCAGTTTCAGAAGCTTTAACTAGCtgcttaaaatatgaaaaaaactaTATTTTAACAAAAGATATTAAAATAGTCAAGACAGCCAACTAATTAACTGACAAAGTAAAGGCAATGTGGGAAAGCCCTCCCATATTCATTGCAGATTTGCTGCTCCCCCGACCCCGACCCCATTTGCCTCCAGCAGGCTAACAACCTCATTCTTCCCATAGAGCCTGGCCAAGTCGAAGGCTGTGTCCCCTGAATGGTTCCGATGCCCCACATTGCTGGCTGTGTGCTTCACAAGGAACTCCACCACTGGGAGGTGGCCTTCTTTGGCAGCCAAATGCAAGGGCAGGTTCCCTTCATTATCCTCGATGTTAACATCAGCTTGAAACTCCAGCAAAGTCTGTAAAGTGTCCAAGAAACCTGCTCTGGCTGCATCATGAATGACAGCGAAACCAGTTCGGTCTTTCAAATTGGGATTAGCACCTCTAAGTAGTAGTCTCCTGGCAATCTCGGGGTTTCCAAGTTTCATAACCTAGAAAAGAAGTAACAACATAGAATCCTTCAAGTGCTTATGCTacaggaatattttaaaatatctatctgttctatttttatAACTATTTTTAATGCAGTCCTTAGATTCCTAGCAACTTCTCCTGAAGGGCTCAATTGAAGGAAGGTACTAATTAGTAAAAATAGAATACTTCTGAAAATTGAGCTTCTTTGATGGAATATTTTAAATGGGCCCAGAAGTGGGATAAATTGATCAATAATAGTAGTGCAACTTGTGTAAATTTTGCTGACAATTCAGTTATTTCCCATGAGGAGTTGcatattttctttcataaattcattgaaataaaagaaaataaatttgtgatttaAATAAGATTTTCCTTCTCCTATTTGCTCATACATGTTCATAAAATGTGCCTACAGTATTAATTCTGGAAAATCAAATGTGAGTAAAATTTGTTTCTAAATAGCTACTGAAAACAAGTAAGGATGGTGAGTTTATCTTTAAAGTCCCAAATAAGTGTCACCTAGTGTAAAATTGACCTATTAAAAATCCAGACTTAATATTTTCTTAAATGATTACTTTTCACAAGTTCCCTCTAAATAGAGATTTTGATAACCTCGAATTTccaagtatttattttaaaatatttttctttgcaaGTTCTTTACTATTGACTACTATGTTCAATGTTTAGAATCCTTCATTTCAAATTACAGAATGTTACTGATTATTAAAGCATTAAATAAGTCACAGTGTTCTATAATGCTTATATCAATTTATGTAAAATTAAGTTCATGTTATACCTTTTATTAGATAGAAAATGATTGTTTGGCAGCTGTTCTTGAAAAGGATGAAACGGTCATCCTACAGTATTATTTACTGTGTCTCAAAGTTCTAACTAACCTCCTGATTTTCAAGAGAGCaaaagcaaaaaccaagataTTTGATGTGTGTTTTGGGCACGGACAACTTTGTCTTGTGGTTTCAGCCCATTTAACAATGAACTGGTGAGCCTATCATTTACTTTTATAGTTATTATAAGTATTTAGGAATAGTTGCCAAAATTTTACAAGTCAAAATGTGTTATTTACATGGGCTATCAACATGAAATAATTCACATCCCGAAAACTTATTTACTGTTGTTTAAATGTATTTCACTTTAATAAAAGGTGTCTGTTAGTCTCTCATAGTTAAAAAATATCTTGTAGAATAGCATGCAAGTATAATATAATTTAGTTGTGAGAAACATTATTCATTAACATGCCAGAAAATTCAGCATTTTAACTAGTTTCATTTATATTTAGGTATATTCATAATaatctaaatttaaaataaataggtTGCACAGAAGACAACgtttattaaattaaataataatccattggaaaatacatacaaagttaattttatttctttgaaatgtttttaaaaatcacaaattatGTAACATAAAATATTCTgagaattataaataaaatatatttaagaaatgtAAACTAAATAGATGGTCAAGATATTAAGTTTCCCAATTGATCAACCCTGTGAACCTTTAGTCCTTCCTTTATGGCAATTTATTTTTCAAGAACTTCAGGGAAATATACtgattattaaaaattaatacaatttaatttttgccACAACTCTCTCTAAAGATTTGGCCACATTCAAGAACTCTAGAGTGAGAGACCCCATGGATCCTTGCAAAGCAAATGTATGATTAAGGCCTTCATTATTATACTGATTGAAAACCTAACCCTAGGAAGAGAAAGCTTTTGCAATTgagttaaataaatataattgtaGAAGAAATTTGCCATCTCTCATAGAAAAAATAGTAATATTAGAAAGGTTTTGAAGAAATTTCTTTCTTATTGCATAACTTCAAAGGCATACTGAAAATAAGCCTCTAGATTCCTGTttgtgtgtgtttcatttcattttatgtaCTAAGATTAAGTCACAATAAGTGAGTGTTATTATCTTGATAAGTATGTTTAATATGAACATGATTGCTGAGttgtattaaaaatatttgtcCAAACTTTTTTTATAGTATTAATTGTCCAATCTTCTTGTTCGTCAAAAGTCCTGTAAGATCTTattctgaacatggattcatactTTGTGAGACTGAGATAATCTCTGGACTCTTCAGTAGGAAACTTTTCAATATATTACGTTTGTGGCATTGTTATTATCACAAACCTGTTTAAAACTACTAGTTGGAAAAAATTCTTTCCCTATTTAATCTATCTGAAATAACAAGATAAATACTTTAGTATCTATGAATAATCTTCCTTATACTGAAAGTTTTACAAGGCCAGTGCATTCAAATTTAAAATGTACAGAGTATGTGAACTTAAAACTTCTGCCACTTAAAACTTCTAATTCTTATAATAACAAAGCCTTCTAAACAAAGCCATTTAAAAGCCCTCTTCCCACTGGGTTTTCAAAAATAGCTTCCAAGTAAGAACAGTTCATAAAAATATCATAAGAAGTCTGATAAAGCAACTATTTGAGActacttttccattttttttttctgtttctaagcCTTTCTACTAAGTTACATGATAACATTTGGAGGAGGAAAAAATTATCAGGTACATATTTGGCAGCTGGACATGTGTCAATTGTTGCCTGTAAACCTAATTACTGAAAATTAGAGCATACCACGGCATGACCGCAGGGACAAAAACACTGCAGCTGAGCTCTGACTAGaaaattaaactttttatttcttttcattcctTAATGGGTGAATAGTATTATATTAAGTGTGAAATGTACATCCTGTCCCTGTGCCCATTCCAAATGAGGAAAGGTCGTTTGTCAAAACGTGAAGCATTTGAAGGAAAAACACCCTTGCTAGTagtcaaaaaaattaacattaaggGCAATTATTGAGGACAAAGTACATGAAACCACTAATAGCAGTGCATTTACTtcaaataataatcataatattgTGTTTACAGAActgtctaaaacaaaacaaaacaaacagtccTCGGCATTCCTATCACTAGTTTAAAATCCCCAACCGTCACAAAAACATTCCAAAAATCAAGACCAAACCTAGAATCCTCTTGGTATGGAGGATGTTATTGGATTTGACGAGTTTGTTCAAAGTACGTCATTTTGGGGAGCTGGATCCACTTAAAGATATAAAATATGGCAACCGACTAGGTTTAAAAACAGTGAAAATTTGTACCCCTGAAAGTTTAAAAGCTGTCATGCTAGAGACCTGGTTCACGTAGGCAACATTATTAACCTGTTTTCCCCACCTCTTTGGAtaccaacctgcagtgcagttctTCCAAATCCATTTTGTGCATTGACGTTTACATTATTTTGCAACAAACTAGTAAGTTGCTCTAGGTCCCCCCTGGCAGCTGCGGACGCCAACTCGTTCCCCCAAGGTTCGGCCATTCTTCAGGGTCCTGACGATCAGGAAAAGATGAATTAGTTGTTTTTCTTTCTCCCCCTTCCTTTGCTCCTAACCAGGCTGCATGATGGCATCGGAGACTGACAGAAGGACTGGGATGGTTAATCTGGAGTAGAGCTTGGTAGTAAATACTAGTAAGATCTGCCTGCCAAAAGCCCGCCCCTCGATTCACACGTGATTATTCAGCAAAACTGAGCCATTGGAGGGGGGGGCTCCTTTCCTCGCTTTTTAGCTTAACCCCTATGAAGATTCAACCCCCTGGTGATTCAACAGAGAGACACACAGACATTCTTGGTTAACTGCTCTGGACGTGAGGTGTAGGCAGAAATGTCACGCACTTACACTTACAGATCTCTGAGGAATATGTGTGAAGACTTAAGGGACTAGGTCTGGGTAGAAAATACCGCGGAAGAAAAGGCATTTGGGAGGAAGAAAAGACATTAACCCACCCTTGCTCACGGTGGTGACTTGAGCCAGAACTTCAGGGGCAGGTCCTCGGAGGGGCTCGGTTTCCATCCGTTTTACGGAATGGGGTAGTCCGGAGTCCTCCGTTGCTGGGAGAGCGCCGCGGTGGCTGGATGCTGACGTGCTCCGCGAGTTAAAGATGATCGCCAAAGGCAGACAGGAGTAGCAGTTCCGTGGCCCTCCAGTTACAGGTCGAAATAATTTCCAATGTTTTCGGCTTCTCAAGAGGAGCCTTTA is a window encoding:
- the Cdkn2c gene encoding cyclin-dependent kinase 4 inhibitor C; the encoded protein is MAEPWGNELASAAARGDLEQLTSLLQNNVNVNAQNGFGRTALQVMKLGNPEIARRLLLRGANPNLKDRTGFAVIHDAARAGFLDTLQTLLEFQADVNIEDNEGNLPLHLAAKEGHLPVVEFLVKHTASNVGHRNHSGDTAFDLARLYGKNEVVSLLEANGVGVGGAANLQ